From Frateuria aurantia DSM 6220, one genomic window encodes:
- a CDS encoding siderophore-interacting protein — protein sequence MDGYRFFDVSVLERQCLSSSLRRFVLGGEALDQISHPAPDLYLKVFFPSTPSALAGLPRGEDWYARYLAQPSSQRLPMRTFTVRAVEPSRSAVVIDFALHGDQGPASCWAQRAGVGDALVLYAPLQARWGRGYTWRLPPEAERIWLLADECGLPAAAAIIESLSQMASGVQLTALLEVPEVDDQLQLPLGQGAEVYWYPRHLGRRQRAYGDALQAALAASLGRPLPRVVDNREAGEMPIWELAVPGGGADYVWMAAEAGLVSTLRRQWIDAGLARQAISCMGYWRRGRAQS from the coding sequence ATGGATGGCTATCGTTTCTTCGATGTATCGGTGCTCGAGCGGCAGTGTCTGTCGTCGTCGCTGCGCCGCTTCGTGCTGGGAGGCGAGGCGCTGGATCAGATCAGTCATCCGGCCCCGGATCTGTATCTGAAAGTCTTTTTCCCCTCGACACCGTCAGCCTTGGCCGGCCTGCCGCGCGGCGAGGACTGGTATGCGCGCTATCTGGCGCAGCCGTCGAGCCAGCGGCTGCCGATGCGGACATTCACGGTGCGCGCCGTCGAGCCTTCCCGGTCCGCCGTGGTGATCGACTTCGCCCTGCATGGTGATCAAGGCCCGGCCTCCTGCTGGGCGCAGCGGGCCGGAGTCGGTGATGCACTGGTGCTGTATGCCCCGTTGCAGGCTCGCTGGGGGCGTGGTTATACCTGGCGCCTGCCGCCCGAGGCGGAGCGGATATGGCTGTTGGCGGATGAATGCGGGCTGCCGGCAGCCGCGGCCATCATCGAGTCGCTGTCTCAGATGGCTTCAGGCGTCCAGCTGACCGCCTTGCTGGAGGTTCCCGAAGTCGACGACCAGCTGCAGTTGCCGCTGGGCCAGGGGGCCGAGGTCTATTGGTATCCGCGCCATCTCGGGCGGCGGCAGCGTGCTTATGGCGATGCCTTGCAGGCTGCGTTGGCAGCCAGCCTGGGCCGGCCGCTGCCGCGGGTAGTGGACAACCGCGAGGCAGGGGAGATGCCCATATGGGAACTGGCGGTGCCCGGCGGTGGCGCCGATTATGTCTGGATGGCCGCGGAGGCCGGTCTGGTCTCGACACTGCGGAGGCAGTGGATCGATGCGGGCCTGGCTCGCCAGGCCATCAGCTGCATGGGGTATTGGCGGAGAGGGCGTGCCCAGTCCTGA